A window of Nicotiana tabacum cultivar K326 chromosome 24, ASM71507v2, whole genome shotgun sequence contains these coding sequences:
- the LOC107806800 gene encoding nudix hydrolase 16, mitochondrial isoform X1 — protein sequence MSELVARTGRHQQRYEEGYRLIAGCIPFKFRDTEQNGGDTSKKIVEVLMINSTSGPGLLFPKGGWENDETVKEAAVREAIEEAGVRGDLVHFLGYYLFKSKTLQDEYSPEGLCRAAMFALFVKEELDCWPEQNRRKRSWLTIPEAIECCRHQWMREALEEGFLKWHEGGMVSTINNDED from the exons ATGTCTGAATTGGTAGCTCGAACGGGTCGGCATCAACAGCGATATGAAGAAGGTTATCGACTCATTGCTGG GTGTATTCCGTTTAAGTTCAGGGATACGGAACAAAATGGTGGTGACACATCCAAAAAGATAGTCGAAGTACTGATGATAAACTCAACAAGCGGGCCTGGTCTTCTGTTTCCGAAG GGAGGGTGGGAAAATGATGAAACAGTTAAAGAGGCAGCTGTTCGTGAAGCCATAGAGGAGGCTGGAGTTCGTGGGGATTTAGTG CATTTTTTGGGATATTACCTCTTTAAAAGCAAAACACTTCAAGACGAGTACAGTCCAGAAGGTCTGTGTAGAGCTGCCATGTTTGCTTTGTTTGTAAAGGAAGAGCTTGATTGTTGGCCAGAACAGAACCGCCGGAAAAGAAGTTGGCTAACAATTCCTGAGGCAATTGAATGTTGCCGGCACCAATGGATGAGAGAGGCTCTTGAGGAAGGATTTCTGAAGTGGCATGAGGGTGGTATGGTAAGCACAATTAACAACGACGAGGACTAG
- the LOC107806800 gene encoding nudix hydrolase 16, mitochondrial isoform X2 translates to MAPLRQSCDEIILSSKRCIPFKFRDTEQNGGDTSKKIVEVLMINSTSGPGLLFPKGGWENDETVKEAAVREAIEEAGVRGDLVHFLGYYLFKSKTLQDEYSPEGLCRAAMFALFVKEELDCWPEQNRRKRSWLTIPEAIECCRHQWMREALEEGFLKWHEGGMVSTINNDED, encoded by the exons ATGGCTCCACTGAGACAGTCATGCGATGagattattctaagctcaaaaaG GTGTATTCCGTTTAAGTTCAGGGATACGGAACAAAATGGTGGTGACACATCCAAAAAGATAGTCGAAGTACTGATGATAAACTCAACAAGCGGGCCTGGTCTTCTGTTTCCGAAG GGAGGGTGGGAAAATGATGAAACAGTTAAAGAGGCAGCTGTTCGTGAAGCCATAGAGGAGGCTGGAGTTCGTGGGGATTTAGTG CATTTTTTGGGATATTACCTCTTTAAAAGCAAAACACTTCAAGACGAGTACAGTCCAGAAGGTCTGTGTAGAGCTGCCATGTTTGCTTTGTTTGTAAAGGAAGAGCTTGATTGTTGGCCAGAACAGAACCGCCGGAAAAGAAGTTGGCTAACAATTCCTGAGGCAATTGAATGTTGCCGGCACCAATGGATGAGAGAGGCTCTTGAGGAAGGATTTCTGAAGTGGCATGAGGGTGGTATGGTAAGCACAATTAACAACGACGAGGACTAG